Proteins from one Palaemon carinicauda isolate YSFRI2023 chromosome 26, ASM3689809v2, whole genome shotgun sequence genomic window:
- the LOC137620339 gene encoding cuticle protein AMP1A-like, with amino-acid sequence MKLVILVTLVAAAFAVPQSSRYEAPAASPRADSGERVAILRDDRIMEEDGRFNVEFEAENGIHFAKSGSPDAANGAVIQAGQYSYTAPDGTPVLVKFVANENGFQPESDLLPVAPEFPHPIPQFVLDQIAFAAEEDARKGSFERQASVRVPSTSYGSPQ; translated from the exons ATGAAGCTC GTCATCCTCGTAACCTTAGTCGCCGCAGCTTTTGCTGTCCCTCAGTCTAGTAGATACGAGGCTCCTGCTGCATCCCCCAGAGCCGACTCAGGGGAACGCGTAGCCATCTTGAGGGACGACAGAATCATGGAGGAGGACGGACGATTCAACGTCGAATTCGAGGCTGAAAACGGAATCCACTTCGCCAAGTCTGGTTCACCCGATGCAGCAAATGGTGCAGTCATACAGGCTGGACAGTACTC ATACACTGCACCTGATGGTACTCCTGTCCTTGTCAAGTTTGTAGCCAACGAAAATGGCTTCCAGCCCGAATCTGACCTCCTTCCAGTAGCTCCCGAATTCCCCCACCCGATTCctcagttcgtcctcgaccagatcgccTTCGCCGCTGAGGAAGATGCCCGAAAAGGATCATTTGAAAGGCAGGCTTCAGTTCGCGTCCCATCTACTTCTTATGGAAGCCCCCAATGA